The following DNA comes from Camelina sativa cultivar DH55 chromosome 14, Cs, whole genome shotgun sequence.
tGGGCTAATTTCAATTggaccaaaaaatatatttgtgctTAAATTTAATCAGATCTATGATCATAGAAAATACCAAACCATAAATAGTTGTTGTGAATGAGTGTCGAGAGTTTGCAAAATGTCTTGCCGAGGGACTGCATAATGTTGGTTGCCATGTGGTTGCTATCGAGTAGCCATAATCATCTACATACAACAAAAATGAACAGCATTTGTGAAGACAGAAGTTCCATACATTATAGAGAAAGCATAATGATCAGAGAGATAATACTAACACAATGccattactaaaacaaaacaaaaggagacATGGTCACataaagcaaaagtaaatcCTGAAAGACCAGACATAGTCTGGATACTAAGCAGCAGTTTAAAAGGTACAACATTCAATTTGTGTTGATCAAATTAGCATTACCATCTTTACATTGTAAAATCCATTTGTGCATCCAAATGTAGTCTGATAACCAAAGTACATAAACGCATAACTGGAAACAATTAAAGAAGTCATTACACAAAGAGTGTTCTTAATAATGCACATGAGAATTAGATCAAAGAAATTAAGAGGAGAAGGAATAACCTCAAGcagaaaaaagatgaagaaactgcCGAAGAAAGGTAGACGGAGGTTGAAGATCGGAGAAGAAGGCTGATGACTAAGAGAAAGACAATAGCATACTCGGTTCAAGGGAATCAGATGAGCAGCTCCTTTTCATCCTCTCCCCAAATTCAGTTTTATGCTTTTGACATATAAATGGGTCCTCCTCTGGGTACCAATTAagtgataataaaaatattctacaatgaaatgatttttttttacttttgcttcGTACTTCAAAATTGCAATCGGGAGAAATCGGAGAGgagaaaaaaacttttgtaaaaaaacttcaaaactgCAATCAGGAGGAATCTCAACTAAAAACATCGTTATGAAGTCAAAAGCCAAAGCCAAAGCCAGATAGAAAGGAAAACAACTTACCAaccttgacaaagaaaaatccaaagaagTAGAATTGTTAATCAGATGTTTCCCGCAGAGATGATCGGGAAGATAACGACAACGTTTTGTAATTTCATCATAAATCTGTTCAAATGGGCTTATCAATTGAActtaagaaatatattatttgggTTTATATAAAGCCCAAcgaatttgttaaattttgtgGTGACGTGGATGCTCTCAGATGAGAGAAAACtctgctattatatatatgattgttacaaaatcaaacaattgaaATACATTATAATTTgtgttaaaatataaatttcatgTTATTCCACAACTACgaaattttattgataaaatatattatttttgatatttgtaaATGGCTCTTAGATATACGaagttttgtatttcttttttgaacaatgccttcagattttttttttttttttttttttgttatgccTTTAGATTTCAAACTAGTCTTTTTGGCAAAACCTGGAATTAGTTTTAAGAAAGTTAACCACTACATAAAGATAGAAGTCCCATATGTCCCAAAAAAGCCATGACTGTTGTTGTGTacattaaaacctctataaattaataaacactataaattaataagttttagtAGTCTCGGGtcagtgtaaaaaatattaaaatttgataaaataataagataataattttttttgaaattccaatgtaaaatatggtcccaataatatcgtaaattaataatcatatgtATGCTTTAAAATTCTGAATATGTATGCtttaaaattcttaattttcttttaaaataatcatatgtatgctttaaaattctgaattttcttttaaaacttatatctataaataattgttatgttgtcttttcaaactataatgatataaaatattctatacaatgtcataaaaatagctaagttttattaaagttttcagtttatatatatgcaccattttcattttgatagttttatagagtatttgtaatttattgtcaataatgttttataaatattaaaaattccaTTCTAAACTGATAACATCTTaaagtctaatcttattttgctaaaattatattaattcataattttaaacatttaaagtatttatctataaattaataattattaatttatagataaattaatatcactataaattaataaaatgtcatggttccaacattattaatttatagaggttttactgtatagaTGTTCCAAACCatttattattagtgttttctttacaaaacaaaatgatcCTTATCTCTTAAAAATATAGAGATCAttatgttttgtaaaaaaaacacaaataagaaATGTTTTGGAACatctttttataaatgtttCAGATCATGAAGTTTTCTGTAGCCAAGAAACTAGCATCTATTCACTTTAGTTTTcctgtttttgatttttactttAGTAATGGACAAAAGagtatcaatacaataaaagaacgatgttttgtttttcttgtgtgaCACATCAGCCTCAACATCGAAGCGAGTTTTGACACCTAAGTTAaagttaataacaaataaaaacatttcaattaATACAGCTAAGatttctaaaccaaaaaaaggatGTGTTGCTTTTCTTGTGGGATACATCAGCCTCAACATCGAAGCTGGTGTTGACACCTAAGTTAAAATCAGtaaccaataaaaacatttcaattaATACAGCTAAGATTtctaaaccaattaaaaaaactatgtgccactaggcatgtcaattaggccCAAAGGCTGCAGACTGCCCCGACCCGACCCAGCTTTGAAAAAACATCAGGCTCTGActgaaatatatgtttagaaAATCAGGTCTTTTAGACTTAGCCTGCTCGGGCTTTAGATTTTTTAGGACTTAGTTCGATCGGCCTCGGACCGGCCCCAAAACccttatacaaatataattatactttttgttaacatttttgcttgattacaatagtttttttaataatttattgtaaataaagtttaaaactcgaatcttaatttcatatatacttaataaccttacttaatatttttaaaatttttatttgtgatattttctataaattatatatatttttatttggttaaagtataaaaatctatttggttttaattttttattattttatattaagttggttttagtgaatatagatgagttacttaagttttgattgatttgttttatattgcacctttaaacattgctttttaagacatattataaactaacttataagtttaaatttttgatctGTAATATAAACCCAGAAAAGCCTGAAAAAGCCCGAAAAGTCATGTAGCCCTGTTAGAACCGGACCAGACTTTGGAATATAGAGTTGAAAATATCTCGGGACAGGTCGAGAAGGGTTCATATATATGCGGGTTTTGCGGATTTCGGGCCGGACCGGGTCAAACCAGCCCGATTGACATCCCTATGTGCCACATCACGTTGTCTTTCACTTCGTAAACCCTTGTcgagataataaaaaataacatgaagACTAATTGTttattcttctccttcaaaCCATAAGACTTCTTTTTTCagttagagagaagaaacaaaagaatcgtcACAAAGTTTTGCATTcgatgaaacaaatataaagagaagaaaacacacGACTCGTTCGGCAAGAGACATGGAAGAAGCATAGGTCATTGTTAAAGAGACAAAGCAGTCTCACCAAATTCACTTTTGATTAATTGAAACAAgaatttcatcaaaatctacATATTCTGCAATCAAATTCTCCGGTTATCGAGAACTCTTTGGAAGAAGAGGCGAGGTTGAAAACTAGGATAgggaagaaatttgaaaatatataatagagagagaaacacatagtgatgtgaagaagaaggaagaagagaaaagagacatAGAGATATCAATTCCTCAGGTAAGCTCCTCCCTAACCACACAGTTATCGTCTTATatagaaaagattaaaaaattcacaaaagagCAATTTGGGCATGACAAAGTTCATTAATTTTTCTTAGAATCGGAGGTCTAATTGAGGTAAAGATGTCgtttttattcaagtttttagGGTTGCTTCAAGAGGAAATATTAGTGTTTGTGTAAATTGACTCACCTCTTCTTTGTTGACTTAGGTCttaaatgaaaatgatattGAGCAAATTGCTGTTTTGGAccagaatattttctttttcaagattTAGTACAATACAGGTTACTTACTACTACTTCCAGAACTTTCGATgtgaaaattatcattttttgtttccctttcgatcttagtaaatttcaaaagtttcatttttggtttatgtcAGATTTATGAGACAAAGGTTGAAGTGCCTAAACCTAAAGTATTCTAAGAGATCTATCAAGGACATTTAAAGTGTAGACATCAAAGACTAATATGTCTTACTGTTCTAGAGAGTTTGTgagtgagaaacaaatcaagaactaatGGTTTATAATCCCTAAACTTATTTGgtaataaattttaaagtctattcagaaactaaatttacgaaataaaaaaactcaaatatcatatgatgatgtaaataatattaataaaaaatactattgaaactagatattcacccgcggtacaccacggggctatagtttttttctaacaatgcgtaaaattatttatttattattttatctacaTATGTAAATaatgtgttttatatattttaaatgtacTATAGTtttaaagtataatatattgtataattcCTATTGTGTATATTTATTGTTTGTCCACGAGTTATAAAACGAtccgatccgttttttttttcattaataaataataaatataagtataatataaactacaactagtggtctcatacccacttagccacctatccacaaccacaaacaacagcggaaataacaataccaataatatccaataataaaataaccaatagtaatccataacaacaatccaataatcaaacgtcatgaaacatgaaaccggcaacctaacaatgtttctaaagacccaactctagcaacctagcaacgccagacaacatacaatcgagtccctagaacatcctcctcttcatcgccttgattccacgatcacactttgcctttacctgcaccacaaacacatattgagatgcatgataaacactcagtgaggcaatcctcccatctattgggctatacacacaagcaacagtgattccaatgttccaaacactcaacaaacaagacatacaaaccaggaaatcaaacaccATCTCGATGGAaggaaggtgtcgaccgacaccagccaagtgtcgactgacactggccttggtgtcgaccgacactaccccacagtgtcgttAGATGCctaatttgctggtgtcgaccgacaccagccaagtgtcgaccgacactggccttggtgtcgaccgacactaccccacagtgtcgttCGATGCCTAATTTGCTGGTGTcagaccgacaccaagtggtgtcgatcgacactccttctgCAACcacgatccgctcgaagccgagagtcgaatctcgcttcccaaccacttccaaatcgtccaatactcaaaatccaagccaaatacgtccatatgaacctgtagcaaccaatcccagcaagaaaaacacacaaaacaacaacaaacaagcaagaacaaggaaatcaaaggcttagattagccatggtcatgcactcacctatttgcaggaagattcagaccaatagcaacgaatTCAACTCTCCTAGCaagcctctagatccttcctagctccaaatctctcaagaataTCCAAGAAATTcccaaatctcaccaaaaatctcaagaactctcttttcctctttttctctcaaaagcgttaAACGGCGACAAGAGAAACTTCCGAAAACCCTTCTAgtcgacaaaacacttaaatatctcggtttagtggtttttcctaaaccaaaccgatccaaatcgatgattaaatcgaactggtcgaaccagaaaacattggtgtcgatcgataccctccCCCAAAATGCACAGTTTTGGTTCACGGGTATTACAagttacaaatttaaaatatcattattattcaTATAGTTTACTTTTACTATTATATTGTTGTTGTcatttggaatttttatttacaatgtatttaaaatatatttgtaactcttgttttttataattagatGAGTATACTATAGTTATAAAATGTTATAAACTATTATACCGATTTACGGGTTGACAAACATAATTTAGGTGGTTTCATCTAtacatattttaacatttttgtatttatagttgtgcaaTTCGATTAAAATAGTAGAATGTTTTGTAAttggatattttatttatttttattttgttatttattagtatggatcaaatttctttattttaatctATTAACTATTACAAACACTTGTTTGAAGAAggtaggaaaaaaataataatttttgttaattgggATCCTTATGGCAAATATGTttgctttttgtctttttgtatcctattattataatattattgtttttgtttgtttccaccGACTAAATCTGATTCTctccagcaaaaaaaaaacgttaattctttttttttttcttatcatcttcgacgttctgtttttctttcaaatctgAGAAATCATAAGTTCTTTGTTAAGATTCTTTCATATTCAAATCAGAAATAAGAGATTACGAATCCCTTTTAAATTTAGATTCCATATCTCCAAAATTCCTCCTATGCATAAAACAGTATCGTTCCAGGTAAATAAAATCTGTTCTTTCTGTtgttgatttcttaaaaatgtttctgatttttatgTTGGGTTTCTGATGTCACATCGTTTTTGAGCTCACATATGGTAATATAAGGGTTTTTGATCACATGTAGATAACATGTGGCCACTCGTTCTTGGAGACTATGGTTTTCCATCCACAGATCCGACACGGGCAGTTAGAGCAGCCATCTTGTTGTTGTCCATGATATCAATGAGCTATACGGCTACCTCTCTGTTCAAGTTCTAGCCATAGCTGGCTATAGCTGCTACGCCGTGACTTTTCTTGTGGGCAAGCGTCACGTGAGACCGTTCAAGCTTTTGTTGtatcctcttttttctttctctagaaATAATCCTACTGTTGGGTGTGTTGTGGCCAACTGATAAGGGAAAACATCTATTTTAGCAGCAAAGCCAATTCATAACCTTGAGTTCTCTAATGCATAAGCTAAATGGAAAAAATGATGTGGGCTCACTCGGGCAAGAACAAATTCAGACTTCAGTTAATCAATTCTTTAGcctttagtttttaaatatatgaacattcttattctttttttttttttttctttttggtagttTAAGAATTTGGTTGGTTATCTTTTCAAGAAGACTCTGAACTTGAGGATTTAACAAATGCTTCATCAGCTAAATGGTTGGTTTGAGAAGAAATTCTTCAGCAGCTAAATAATTTGGTTGGAGAAGTGGAAACATGTTCTGTATCTGTCATGCTTGCAAGCCTAATCATCCTCTGAATTTGCCATTAACAAAAGaccagagaaacaaaacaatggttACTCATCATAATCCTTGTTAAACCACACTATACagcaaacaaaacatacaacaaTGAAGACTAAGTTTGTGGCTTTGCAAGTCTCTAAAGAAATCACTTTCATATACAGTTTGCCGGTTTAACAATAGAGAAAAATGGTCCAGAAACCGagctaaaacaaaaatacatcaCCAATATCTTCTCCCACACATCCTCTGCTTTTAAGCAGTCTTGTGATCATGGTACAAATGAGACACCACCAATATTCTATGGAACACAAGAAGCATCAATAACATTGTGTAGAAAGAATAGTACTTTATACAACATTATTCCATATACTTGGTGTAGAATAAGAATACCACCAATATATGTGGTTCATGTGTTTATTATGTGCTGTCACTGTCTATCAAATAAACTAACGAAGTGTGTTATGGTCAAGAGATCGATAATTGAACCTGTCTGTTTTAAGTCCTAGAACATAAGCAGAAATACACAATTCTGAGATTAACGGATTGTCCTAGAACATCAACAGAAAATATACATTCAACCTCTACAAAAATCAGTATTTACATCAAATCTAGAAAATTGATAACAAAAGGATTATTAGTTCAAGGATGTAAGATGAGTTTACCAGGGAGATCCAATTACGAAATGAAAGCAGTCTCGTGGTTCTTCTTCTGTCCAAGCCAACTGCACCATAAAAACGATAAAGTTAGT
Coding sequences within:
- the LOC104742084 gene encoding uncharacterized protein LOC104742084 isoform X1, producing MDQAGEAAVLYRVFIGLRSTPVVKPIATLELFDPVAGRILRRLVWLCVGLDRRRTTRLLSFRNWISLDNPLISELCISAYVLGLKTDRILVVSHLYHDHKTA